GTTAATAACTATCCTCTCATAATTCTATCGTCTCGATTATATCGTATATCGGCCCACTCTTTAAAATGGTACTTTTGTAGAGGCAGAAATTCTTTGCCACGAATTCGCCAAAAGAGCTTTTTTCCGGGGCAAACTGTATATCCCTGGCAAATTTTCTCACCCTCCCGATGGTGCAGTGGGGATGAAACCTCCTGCCTTCTGCAGCAAACCCTAACTTCCGCATTTCCCTCTGGATATCATCATGCAAATTTTTTACCATTTCGCTTCCTTTTTCCACCCCTATCCAGTAAACCCGGGGATATTTCAACGAGGGAAAAGCCCCGACCGAGGAGAGGGAAATGAGAAACGGCTCTTTCCCGGCAGCCGATTCCAAAAGCCCCTCGATTATTGAAGAAACGATATCTCCCTCCACCTCTCCGAAAAATTTCAGGGTTATGTGAAAATTATTTTTTCCCACCCACTTAACCCCTTTCATGTTAACAGGCGCGTCGGCAATAAAGGCAGCTATATCTTCCCGGATATCACCGGGTATCGGTATTCCGGTGAACAACCTCACAGATTGCCTCCGCTTCTTATTGCCTTCATCAGATTGAAAATCGCAAAAGAGGACACCTTGCGTTTTATCTCCTGTCTCGTGCCGGCAAACTGTATGCGCTTCCTCTCCCGGCCAAAAGGAGTCACGATACCGAACCAGACCGTCCCGACCGGTTTTTCCTCCGTCCCGCCCTCGGGCCCGGCAACCCCCGTAATCGAAAGTGCATAATCCGAACCGGTAATTCCCGCTATCCCGCCTGCCATCTCCTCTGCAACGACGGCGCTGACCGCGCCGAAATCCCTGATAGCCCCCTCCGATACGCCCAACTGAGAAACCTTCATTTGGTTACTGTAGGCAACGACGGACCCGATAAAATAGTTTGAACTGCCGGGGACATTCGTAATTCTGTCCGCAACCTGACCTCCCGAGCACGATTCGGCAACCGACACCGTCACACCCCTTCCGACGGCAATTTCCTTGAGGTATTCCTCCATGATGCTTTCCCCCGTACCCGCAAAATGAGAGGCGGCAAACGGGGGTATCATAAATTCAGAATCTTTTTCGGAAATATCCTTGATTTCGAACAGATACTCGAAATAATTTCCTCTTACATCAGCTACATACATATTCCTTGCCCGGTAGTATCCCCTGATTTTCTCTAAAAGATCTGCCGTTGCGATAAAG
This portion of the Deltaproteobacteria bacterium genome encodes:
- the thpR gene encoding RNA 2',3'-cyclic phosphodiesterase, with product MRLFTGIPIPGDIREDIAAFIADAPVNMKGVKWVGKNNFHITLKFFGEVEGDIVSSIIEGLLESAAGKEPFLISLSSVGAFPSLKYPRVYWIGVEKGSEMVKNLHDDIQREMRKLGFAAEGRRFHPHCTIGRVRKFARDIQFAPEKSSFGEFVAKNFCLYKSTILKSGPIYDIIETIEL
- a CDS encoding nicotinamide-nucleotide amidohydrolase family protein, with product MLGTLKVKFFIATADLLEKIRGYYRARNMYVADVRGNYFEYLFEIKDISEKDSEFMIPPFAASHFAGTGESIMEEYLKEIAVGRGVTVSVAESCSGGQVADRITNVPGSSNYFIGSVVAYSNQMKVSQLGVSEGAIRDFGAVSAVVAEEMAGGIAGITGSDYALSITGVAGPEGGTEEKPVGTVWFGIVTPFGRERKRIQFAGTRQEIKRKVSSFAIFNLMKAIRSGGNL